The proteins below come from a single Verrucomicrobiota bacterium genomic window:
- a CDS encoding YjgP/YjgQ family permease has translation MKTLHLHLTRQVLQTLVMTVLVFTFVLLLGNVLREVMAMLVSRQATPGGVARAIALLIPYVLVFALPMGLLTATLLVFGRFSADQELTAARAGGISLLALVAPVLALAAALSLLSAAVNCEVAPRCRVAYKALLDDLRNIPPTALIPENKFVTDFDGWVVYVARRRGEVLEDVLLFRLEKGEVVQRTRARRATITVNAAERELEFNTEDTSIFLRVQREQPSGPEAVWQPVHVGEMTVPMKFKPAVEQDAKPKLSEMTFTQLRAELREARARGLETSPILVQLHRMVSFSFACIGFTLVGIPLGIHAHRRETSAGVAMALLLVLVYYSFFILGQALEMRAAWQPHLLMWVPNFLFQCLGAWLLWRADRGA, from the coding sequence ATGAAGACGCTTCACCTCCACCTCACACGCCAGGTCCTGCAGACGCTGGTGATGACGGTGCTGGTGTTCACCTTCGTGCTGCTGCTGGGCAATGTGCTGCGCGAGGTGATGGCGATGCTCGTGAGCCGGCAGGCGACGCCCGGCGGCGTGGCGCGCGCCATCGCGCTGCTCATCCCCTACGTGCTCGTGTTCGCGCTGCCGATGGGCCTGCTCACGGCCACGCTGCTCGTCTTCGGCCGGTTCAGCGCGGACCAGGAACTCACCGCCGCCCGGGCGGGAGGCATCAGCCTGCTCGCGCTCGTCGCGCCCGTGCTCGCGCTCGCCGCCGCGCTCAGCCTGTTGTCCGCCGCCGTCAACTGCGAGGTCGCCCCGCGCTGCCGCGTCGCCTACAAGGCGCTGCTCGACGACCTGCGGAACATCCCGCCCACGGCGCTCATCCCGGAGAACAAGTTCGTCACGGACTTTGACGGCTGGGTGGTGTATGTCGCCCGCCGCCGCGGCGAGGTGCTTGAGGATGTGCTGCTGTTCCGGCTTGAGAAGGGCGAGGTCGTCCAGCGCACGCGCGCGCGCCGCGCCACCATCACCGTCAACGCCGCCGAGCGCGAGCTGGAGTTCAACACGGAGGACACGTCCATCTTCCTGCGCGTCCAGCGCGAACAGCCGTCCGGCCCGGAAGCGGTCTGGCAGCCCGTCCACGTCGGCGAGATGACGGTGCCGATGAAGTTCAAGCCCGCGGTCGAGCAGGACGCGAAACCGAAACTCAGCGAGATGACGTTCACGCAGCTTCGCGCCGAACTGCGCGAGGCGCGGGCGCGCGGGCTGGAGACGTCGCCCATCCTCGTGCAGCTCCACCGCATGGTGTCGTTTTCGTTCGCGTGCATCGGCTTCACGCTGGTCGGCATTCCGCTGGGCATCCACGCGCACCGGCGCGAGACGAGCGCGGGCGTGGCGATGGCGCTGCTGCTGGTGCTGGTTTACTACAGCTTCTTCATCCTCGGGCAGGCGCTCGAAATGCGCGCGGCGTGGCAACCGCACCTGCTGATGTGGGTGCCGAACTTCCTCTTTCAATGCCTCGGCGCGTGGCTGTTGTGGCGCGCGGACCGCGGCGCTTGA
- the feoB gene encoding ferrous iron transport protein B, producing the protein MPPSASNCCVALTGNPNSGKTTLFNALTGLRAKVGNYAGVTVERKEGPLKGAPADRAVTVLDLPGTYSLSPKSLDEQVSRDVLFHRLPDVPAPAAVVVVVDASNLERNLYYATQVIELGYPAIIALNMMDVAAENGHPVDAAALAKELGVPVLPLVASRGDGVAELRAMLTKPGHPGLAPRTPRTFCDLPARFSDEVATLAAMMEKLAPARFTSARAEALLLLSDEKGLASHSAPFPVEIQSAVLAARQRLDAAGVDWRSAAIEARYSRIGGIARRVVTEADALRETFSDKLDRVLTHRFYGFAIFVALMALMFQSIFTFAEIPMGWMEGAVGWLGKTVGGAIPPGELNDLLVNGVIAGVGAVVVFLPQICLLFLFISLLEDTGYMARAAFLMDRLMSKVGLHGKSFIPMLSSFACAIPGIMATRTIESPKDRLVTILVAPLMSCSARLPVYTVLIAACIPDVRVLGFFKLGGLTMLAMYLLGIAGALGMAWVFKKTLLKGAAPMLIMELPPYKRPVLAVTLRHMWDRSKLFLRRAGTVILGINILLWFLATYPKLEASGQTSRTGPPNAAPSAGDQLRLSFAGRLGHVIEPAIAPLGFDWKMGIGIVASFAAREVFVSTMSVVYNVGSADTEEAASANLAKTMQQEKRTDGSPAYTPLTAVSLMVFYVFALQCVSTVAVVRRETNSWKWPIIQWLYMGALAWGLAFITYQGGRLLGFN; encoded by the coding sequence ATGCCGCCCTCCGCCTCGAACTGTTGCGTCGCGCTCACCGGCAACCCCAACTCCGGCAAGACGACGCTGTTCAACGCCCTGACCGGGCTGCGCGCGAAGGTCGGCAACTACGCCGGCGTCACCGTCGAGCGAAAGGAAGGCCCGCTCAAGGGCGCGCCCGCGGACCGCGCCGTCACCGTGCTCGACTTGCCGGGCACTTACAGCCTCAGCCCCAAGTCGCTCGACGAGCAGGTCTCGCGCGACGTGCTATTCCACCGGCTCCCCGACGTGCCCGCGCCCGCGGCGGTGGTCGTGGTGGTGGACGCCTCGAACCTCGAACGCAATCTGTATTACGCGACGCAAGTCATCGAACTCGGCTATCCCGCGATCATCGCATTGAACATGATGGACGTGGCCGCGGAGAACGGCCACCCCGTGGACGCCGCCGCGCTCGCGAAGGAACTCGGCGTGCCCGTGCTGCCGCTCGTTGCGAGCCGGGGCGACGGCGTGGCGGAGTTGCGCGCCATGCTCACCAAGCCCGGCCACCCGGGTCTCGCCCCGCGCACCCCGCGGACTTTCTGCGACCTGCCGGCGCGGTTCTCCGACGAGGTTGCCACGCTCGCCGCGATGATGGAGAAACTCGCGCCGGCGCGTTTCACCTCCGCGCGCGCCGAGGCGCTGCTGCTGCTCTCCGACGAAAAGGGACTCGCCTCGCACTCCGCGCCGTTTCCGGTGGAAATCCAGTCGGCCGTCCTCGCGGCGCGGCAGCGGCTCGACGCCGCCGGCGTGGACTGGCGCAGCGCCGCGATCGAGGCCCGCTACTCCCGCATCGGCGGAATCGCACGGCGCGTGGTCACCGAGGCCGATGCGTTGCGCGAGACGTTCAGCGACAAGCTCGACCGCGTGCTCACGCACCGGTTTTACGGGTTCGCCATCTTCGTCGCGCTCATGGCGCTGATGTTCCAGAGCATCTTTACGTTTGCCGAAATCCCGATGGGCTGGATGGAAGGCGCGGTCGGCTGGCTCGGCAAAACAGTCGGCGGCGCGATTCCGCCGGGCGAATTGAACGACCTGCTCGTCAACGGCGTCATCGCCGGCGTCGGCGCGGTGGTGGTGTTCCTGCCGCAGATTTGCCTGCTGTTTCTCTTCATCAGCCTGCTCGAGGACACGGGCTACATGGCGCGCGCGGCGTTCCTGATGGACCGCCTCATGAGCAAGGTCGGGCTGCATGGCAAGAGCTTCATCCCGATGCTCTCGTCGTTCGCGTGCGCGATTCCCGGCATCATGGCCACGCGCACCATCGAGTCGCCGAAGGACCGGCTCGTCACGATTCTGGTCGCACCGCTGATGAGCTGCTCGGCGCGGCTGCCGGTTTACACGGTGCTCATCGCGGCGTGCATCCCGGACGTGCGCGTGCTGGGCTTCTTCAAACTCGGCGGGCTGACGATGCTCGCGATGTATCTGCTCGGCATCGCGGGCGCGCTGGGCATGGCGTGGGTCTTCAAGAAAACGCTGCTCAAGGGCGCGGCGCCGATGCTCATCATGGAACTGCCGCCCTACAAACGGCCCGTGCTCGCGGTGACGCTGCGCCACATGTGGGACCGCTCGAAGCTCTTCCTGCGCCGCGCCGGCACGGTGATTTTGGGGATCAACATCCTGTTGTGGTTTCTGGCGACGTATCCAAAGTTGGAAGCGTCAGGCCAGACAAGCCGAACCGGTCCGCCGAATGCGGCGCCGTCGGCCGGCGACCAACTTCGCCTCTCCTTCGCCGGTCGTCTTGGTCATGTCATCGAGCCCGCGATCGCGCCGCTGGGCTTCGACTGGAAGATGGGCATCGGCATCGTCGCGTCGTTCGCGGCGCGCGAGGTGTTCGTGAGCACCATGTCCGTCGTTTACAACGTCGGCAGCGCCGACACCGAAGAGGCTGCGTCCGCGAACCTCGCCAAGACGATGCAGCAGGAAAAGCGCACCGACGGTTCGCCCGCCTACACGCCGCTCACCGCGGTGTCGCTGATGGTCTTCTACGTCTTCGCGCTCCAATGCGTGAGCACCGTGGCCGTGGTGCGGCGCGAGACGAATTCGTGGAAGTGGCCCATCATCCAGTGGCTTTACATGGGCGCGCTCGCGTGGGGGCTGGCGTTCATCACGTATCAGGGCGGCCGGTTGCTCGGTTTCAACTGA
- a CDS encoding ferrous iron transport protein A, whose product MSAEPQPLSSLAVGATGTVAEIRVPAEDRARLLEMGLLVGTAVELVRFAPLGDPVEIKVRGYHLTLRKHEAELIFVRGK is encoded by the coding sequence ATGTCCGCCGAACCCCAGCCGCTTTCGTCGCTCGCGGTCGGCGCCACCGGCACCGTCGCCGAGATTCGTGTGCCGGCGGAGGACCGTGCGCGGCTGCTCGAAATGGGCCTGCTCGTCGGCACGGCGGTCGAGCTCGTGCGCTTCGCGCCGCTCGGCGACCCGGTGGAAATCAAGGTGCGCGGCTATCACCTGACGCTCCGGAAACACGAGGCGGAATTGATCTTCGTTCGAGGGAAGTGA
- a CDS encoding ferrous iron transport protein A, whose product MQLGGTQRAAAALAKDARDSVSLWQWDSGCAASVRRLNGTEYPSCNSVSTTLASCAVNEPTNPLAPVNGHCPQPEACPLDTVRAGTSVRIKQLSASPELNHRLREMGFCEEQRIKLLMKHTNVICQVCNVRLGISKQLAGSIMVEPIPAPSAPRQRAA is encoded by the coding sequence TTGCAACTCGGCGGGACGCAGCGCGCAGCCGCGGCCCTTGCGAAAGACGCTCGCGATTCCGTTTCGCTTTGGCAATGGGATTCAGGCTGCGCGGCCAGCGTGCGACGGCTCAACGGCACTGAATACCCCTCTTGCAACTCAGTCTCAACTACACTAGCGTCCTGCGCCGTGAATGAACCGACGAATCCCCTCGCACCGGTCAACGGGCATTGCCCGCAGCCGGAGGCGTGTCCGCTGGACACCGTGCGCGCGGGGACCTCGGTGCGCATCAAGCAGCTCTCGGCGTCGCCCGAGCTGAACCACCGGCTGCGTGAGATGGGCTTCTGCGAGGAGCAGCGCATCAAGCTGCTGATGAAGCACACAAACGTCATCTGCCAGGTCTGCAACGTGCGGCTCGGCATCAGCAAGCAGCTTGCGGGCTCGATCATGGTCGAGCCCATCCCGGCGCCGTCCGCGCCCCGCCAACGCGCCGCATGA
- a CDS encoding 3-phosphoshikimate 1-carboxyvinyltransferase has protein sequence MPLPDLIEIVPLTQPVRAEITVPGSKSITNRALVLAALADGETTLRGALWSEDTQIMVECLQDLGFMVNVAPDADEVSNRTITVYGRGGEVPRGGTEGNPLELFVGNAGTAARFLAAFVCLGSGVYRLHGVPRMHERPQAALFAALRQLGYHVESEADHEKLPVRIWGGSPSPRPLPEREGGRRPGEGDGKRRCKVSVEESSQFASALLLCADAGGWNVEVTGANEDEMPYVTMTRELVKVFPRRGGAFQIEPDASSGSYFLAAGWSAWAPKTTYKREPDGGMTVRFAFEEGFVAVTTTMRPDGTTTTGQTGFSRPLLPRGQLDAPGVCSPSILQLRVCNWPASGWQVDGKFPDYLPVPSGVSRATELGDSIMTAIILAADEDTGREWREPAGTKGTLRDVGGFRRPIRFTDLVRLRVQECERVVALRTELTKCGAKVIEEDDTLTVYPSQLHGAEIETYNDHRMAMCFAVLGLKVPGIKIKNPACVKKTFPNFFQKLATPPPRGLGVAILDGRTGRRLAMEELFAD, from the coding sequence ATGCCCCTGCCCGACCTCATCGAGATTGTCCCGCTCACGCAGCCCGTGCGCGCGGAGATCACCGTGCCCGGGTCCAAGAGCATCACCAACCGCGCGCTCGTGCTCGCCGCGCTCGCGGACGGCGAGACCACGCTGCGCGGCGCGTTGTGGAGCGAGGACACGCAGATCATGGTCGAGTGCCTGCAAGACCTCGGCTTCATGGTCAACGTCGCGCCCGACGCGGACGAAGTCAGCAACCGCACCATCACCGTTTACGGCCGGGGCGGCGAAGTCCCGCGCGGCGGAACGGAGGGCAACCCGCTCGAACTCTTCGTCGGCAACGCGGGCACGGCGGCGCGGTTTCTTGCGGCGTTCGTGTGCCTCGGCAGCGGCGTGTATCGGCTGCACGGCGTTCCGCGGATGCACGAGCGCCCTCAAGCTGCGCTCTTCGCCGCGCTGCGCCAGCTCGGCTACCACGTTGAATCGGAGGCGGACCATGAGAAGTTGCCCGTGAGAATCTGGGGAGGCTCACCCTCACCCCGCCCGCTCCCTGAGCGAGAGGGGGGCCGAAGGCCGGGTGAGGGTGACGGCAAGCGCCGTTGCAAAGTCAGCGTCGAGGAAAGCTCGCAGTTTGCCAGCGCGCTGCTGCTGTGCGCGGACGCGGGCGGCTGGAATGTCGAAGTGACCGGCGCGAACGAGGACGAGATGCCCTACGTGACAATGACGCGCGAACTCGTGAAGGTCTTCCCGCGCCGCGGCGGGGCATTTCAGATCGAACCGGACGCGAGCAGCGGGAGTTATTTTCTAGCAGCCGGGTGGTCTGCCTGGGCCCCGAAAACGACCTACAAGAGAGAACCAGACGGCGGGATGACCGTCCGTTTTGCGTTTGAAGAAGGGTTCGTTGCCGTCACAACGACCATGCGCCCGGACGGGACGACGACGACCGGACAGACAGGCTTTTCCCGGCCACTCCTTCCAAGAGGGCAACTGGACGCACCAGGGGTTTGTTCGCCGTCCATCTTGCAACTCCGTGTTTGCAACTGGCCCGCATCGGGATGGCAGGTGGACGGGAAATTCCCGGATTACTTGCCGGTTCCGTCCGGAGTCTCTCGCGCCACTGAACTGGGAGACAGCATCATGACAGCGATCATCCTCGCTGCGGATGAGGACACAGGGCGTGAATGGCGTGAACCGGCCGGAACGAAAGGAACCCTTCGCGATGTCGGCGGATTCCGACGACCCATTCGCTTCACTGACCTCGTCCGATTGCGCGTGCAGGAGTGTGAGCGCGTCGTCGCGTTGCGCACGGAGCTGACCAAGTGCGGCGCGAAGGTCATCGAGGAAGATGACACGCTCACGGTGTATCCGTCGCAACTCCACGGCGCGGAGATCGAGACCTACAACGATCATCGCATGGCGATGTGCTTCGCGGTTCTCGGCTTGAAAGTGCCCGGCATCAAAATCAAGAATCCCGCGTGCGTGAAGAAGACGTTCCCCAATTTTTTCCAGAAGCTCGCCACGCCGCCGCCGCGCGGGCTGGGCGTGGCCATCCTCGACGGCCGCACCGGGCGCCGGCTGGCGATGGAGGAGTTGTTTGCGGATTGA
- the cmk gene encoding (d)CMP kinase — protein MNASIVIAVDGTSASGKSSTSRHLAKLLGFVYVDTGAMYRTLAWHCLAQRAEVNDARAVAAVCRRWKTSLVCVDDHVRLLVDGYWPEKEIRTAETSAAVAHVAAVPKVRDWMKEKQRECVKFGNLVMEGRDIGSNVFPETDFKFYFDASLAVRNRRRAAEGVSENLAARDHHDSQRAAAPLMVPLGAMYIDNSEQTIPQTCEVMLAELERKLGRKLALQPEAA, from the coding sequence TTGAACGCTTCGATTGTCATCGCCGTTGACGGCACGAGCGCGAGCGGCAAGAGCAGCACGTCGCGGCACCTCGCGAAGCTGCTCGGCTTCGTCTACGTGGACACCGGCGCGATGTATCGCACGCTGGCGTGGCATTGCCTCGCGCAGCGCGCGGAGGTGAACGACGCCAGGGCCGTCGCCGCCGTGTGCCGCCGTTGGAAGACCTCGCTCGTGTGCGTGGACGACCACGTGCGCCTGCTCGTGGACGGCTACTGGCCGGAGAAGGAAATCCGCACCGCCGAGACGAGCGCGGCCGTGGCGCACGTCGCCGCCGTGCCCAAGGTGCGCGACTGGATGAAGGAGAAGCAGCGCGAGTGCGTGAAGTTCGGCAACCTCGTCATGGAAGGCCGCGACATCGGCTCGAACGTATTCCCGGAGACGGACTTCAAGTTTTACTTCGACGCCTCGCTCGCGGTGCGCAACCGCCGCCGCGCGGCCGAGGGCGTTTCGGAGAATCTCGCCGCGCGCGACCATCACGACAGCCAGCGCGCCGCCGCGCCGCTCATGGTGCCGCTGGGCGCCATGTATATCGACAACTCGGAGCAGACCATCCCGCAGACATGCGAGGTGATGCTTGCGGAACTCGAACGCAAGCTGGGACGCAAGCTCGCGCTTCAGCCCGAGGCGGCGTGA
- a CDS encoding 1-acyl-sn-glycerol-3-phosphate acyltransferase gives MNPSYYLTWRLCRLLFATYFRWRVFHPDRVPPTGPVILAANHQSYLDPPLVGSGLTRGINYLARENLVKFPVLGAYMRSLNVVPVDRDGGGAAGLKGILDRLLAGGGIILFPEGTRSCDGSLRAARPGIGLTIIKSAAPVVPVRVWGTFEAWSRHGKLPRPRPVVVKYGHPLLFEKERAEAESCSKPRLKEIYQEIAGELMRRIARMEPCEDVERFP, from the coding sequence ATGAATCCGAGTTACTACCTCACGTGGAGGTTGTGCCGGCTGCTGTTCGCCACGTATTTCCGGTGGCGCGTCTTTCATCCGGATCGCGTGCCGCCCACGGGCCCGGTCATCCTCGCGGCGAACCACCAAAGCTATCTCGACCCGCCGCTTGTCGGCTCGGGCTTGACGCGTGGCATCAACTACCTCGCGCGTGAAAACCTCGTGAAGTTTCCCGTGCTCGGCGCCTACATGCGTTCGCTCAATGTCGTGCCCGTGGACCGCGACGGCGGCGGCGCGGCCGGGCTCAAGGGCATTCTCGACCGGTTGCTTGCAGGCGGTGGCATCATCCTGTTTCCCGAGGGCACGCGCTCGTGCGACGGCTCGCTCCGGGCAGCGCGGCCGGGCATCGGCCTCACGATCATCAAGTCCGCCGCGCCCGTGGTGCCGGTGCGAGTGTGGGGCACGTTCGAGGCGTGGTCGCGGCACGGGAAACTCCCGCGTCCGCGCCCCGTCGTCGTCAAGTATGGCCACCCGTTGCTGTTCGAGAAGGAGCGCGCCGAGGCGGAGTCGTGCTCGAAGCCGCGACTGAAGGAAATTTACCAGGAGATCGCCGGGGAACTCATGCGCCGCATCGCGAGGATGGAGCCGTGCGAGGATGTGGAGAGGTTTCCGTGA
- a CDS encoding quinone-dependent dihydroorotate dehydrogenase, with protein sequence MSWCYRACLRPWLFSFDSEDIHNRTLATLARASRSETACDALASFFGAPPLPVELWGLRFPNPVGLAAGMDKHAAAAPVWPALGFGFSELGGVTWHPQPGNDPPRMFRAVADEALVNRMGFNNGGAEAMAAKLAAWRALGRWPAHPVGINLGKSKATPIDKAAEDYANSFRTLRGHADFFVVNVSSPNTPNLRQLQDKAALDEVLAAVQEENVARGAWRVKGNADSSRPVADSDLHAPRTPSHAKPVLVKVAPDLSFEALDEILELTGPRHIAGIVATNTTITRPDSSDESCRRAFSETGGLSGRPLRARSTEVVRHLFRQTRGALPIIGVGGILNADDAWEKISAGASLVQVYSGLVFEGPGLARDIVGGLRERLAREGMRRLCEAVGMKS encoded by the coding sequence GTGAGCTGGTGCTACCGCGCGTGCCTCCGTCCGTGGCTGTTCTCCTTCGACTCGGAGGACATCCACAACCGCACGCTCGCCACGCTCGCGCGCGCGTCGCGCAGCGAGACCGCGTGTGACGCGCTCGCGTCGTTCTTCGGCGCGCCACCGCTGCCGGTGGAGCTTTGGGGCCTGAGATTTCCGAACCCCGTCGGCCTCGCCGCGGGCATGGACAAGCACGCCGCCGCCGCGCCCGTGTGGCCCGCGCTCGGATTCGGCTTCAGCGAACTTGGCGGCGTGACGTGGCACCCGCAACCCGGCAACGATCCGCCGCGGATGTTTCGCGCCGTCGCCGACGAGGCGCTCGTCAACCGGATGGGCTTCAACAACGGCGGCGCGGAGGCGATGGCCGCAAAGCTTGCCGCGTGGCGCGCGCTTGGCCGCTGGCCTGCGCACCCGGTCGGCATCAACCTCGGCAAATCGAAAGCCACCCCGATCGACAAGGCCGCCGAGGACTACGCGAACTCGTTTCGCACGCTGCGCGGGCACGCGGATTTCTTCGTCGTGAACGTGAGTTCGCCGAACACGCCGAACTTGCGCCAGCTCCAGGACAAGGCGGCGCTTGATGAAGTCCTCGCGGCCGTGCAGGAAGAGAACGTGGCGCGTGGCGCGTGGCGCGTGAAGGGAAATGCTGACTCAAGCCGGCCCGTGGCGGATTCGGATCTTCACGCACCACGCACCCCGAGCCACGCAAAGCCCGTCCTCGTGAAAGTCGCGCCCGACCTTTCGTTTGAAGCGCTCGACGAAATCCTTGAACTCACCGGTCCGCGCCACATCGCGGGCATCGTGGCGACGAACACGACCATTACCCGGCCGGACTCGAGCGACGAATCATGCCGGCGCGCTTTTTCCGAGACGGGCGGACTCAGCGGACGGCCGCTGCGCGCGCGGTCCACGGAAGTCGTGCGGCACCTGTTCCGGCAGACTCGTGGCGCGCTCCCCATCATCGGCGTCGGCGGCATCCTCAACGCGGACGACGCGTGGGAAAAGATCTCCGCCGGCGCGTCGCTCGTGCAGGTCTATTCGGGGCTGGTTTTTGAAGGCCCCGGGCTCGCGCGCGACATCGTGGGCGGCTTGCGCGAGCGGTTGGCGCGCGAAGGAATGAGGCGGCTCTGCGAAGCCGTCGGTATGAAGTCGTGA
- a CDS encoding cytochrome c biogenesis protein ResB codes for MRAKLLAVLCSLKLTLVLLVSGLVVVFIGTVAQADEGLYYAQARYFKSWVVSGFSFFGHKVPLPLPGGYLIGTLLLANLTAAHIQRLKVSWKKSGILLTHAGLILLLLGQLGTDMLSIESAMRLEEGETKNYSEDFQSNELVFIDTSDPKDDSVVSVPESFLARGGTIADKRMPLEVRVKHYWPNCDLEERPPAGSVPAAATHGMFTNRVVHALKPDDTDSRARAAAVVEFTSSKGSHGTFLLATRGSAPQLLEFNGSIYHLSMLFAPALGGHQIVVADPGAGRDADPEMVPESEFAKHPEVTLKRLPLTMRVRGFWPRCVLYRELPKEAVFPEVTQGAFGGIAIAPRPIVKDMENRNLPAAELELLDNGKSLGTWLVAVSSSARQTVSAGGKTYEVAMRFRRHYTPYSFTLLKFTHDKYRGTEIPKDFRARVRVEHPAKGDAREVDIWMNNPLRYEGLTYFQASFDKDNDQRERKVTILQVVSNPSWLTPYFACVIVGVGLTVQFMIHFVGFIRKRPAAAPKAA; via the coding sequence ATGCGCGCCAAGCTTCTCGCCGTCCTCTGCTCGCTCAAGCTCACGCTGGTGCTGCTCGTGTCCGGCCTGGTGGTTGTGTTCATCGGCACCGTCGCGCAGGCGGACGAGGGCCTCTACTACGCGCAGGCGCGCTACTTCAAGAGTTGGGTTGTCTCGGGCTTCAGCTTCTTCGGCCACAAGGTTCCGCTGCCGTTGCCGGGCGGCTACCTCATCGGCACGTTGCTGCTCGCGAACCTCACCGCGGCGCACATCCAGCGGCTCAAGGTCTCATGGAAGAAATCCGGCATCCTCTTGACCCACGCCGGGCTCATCCTGCTGCTGCTCGGCCAGCTCGGCACGGACATGCTTTCCATCGAGAGCGCCATGCGGCTCGAGGAGGGCGAGACGAAGAATTACTCGGAGGATTTCCAGTCCAACGAACTGGTCTTCATCGACACGTCCGACCCGAAAGACGATTCGGTGGTCTCCGTGCCGGAGTCGTTCCTCGCGCGCGGCGGCACAATCGCTGACAAGCGCATGCCGCTCGAAGTCCGCGTCAAGCACTACTGGCCCAACTGCGACCTCGAGGAGCGCCCGCCCGCGGGTTCGGTGCCTGCCGCGGCCACGCACGGCATGTTCACAAACCGCGTCGTCCACGCGCTCAAGCCCGACGACACCGACTCGCGCGCGCGCGCCGCCGCGGTGGTGGAGTTCACGTCCTCGAAGGGTTCGCACGGGACGTTCCTCTTGGCCACGCGCGGTTCCGCGCCGCAGTTGCTGGAGTTCAACGGCAGCATCTATCACCTCTCGATGCTGTTCGCGCCGGCACTCGGCGGTCACCAGATCGTCGTGGCGGACCCGGGCGCGGGCCGCGATGCCGACCCCGAGATGGTCCCCGAGTCGGAGTTTGCGAAGCATCCGGAAGTCACGTTGAAACGGCTGCCGCTGACGATGCGCGTCCGGGGTTTCTGGCCGCGCTGCGTGCTGTATCGCGAGCTGCCGAAGGAGGCCGTGTTCCCGGAGGTCACGCAGGGCGCGTTCGGCGGCATCGCCATCGCCCCGCGGCCGATCGTGAAGGACATGGAAAATCGCAACCTCCCTGCCGCCGAACTTGAGCTGCTCGACAACGGCAAGTCGCTGGGCACGTGGCTCGTCGCCGTGAGTTCGAGCGCGCGGCAGACGGTGAGCGCGGGCGGCAAGACCTACGAGGTGGCCATGAGGTTCCGGCGGCATTACACGCCCTACTCGTTCACGCTGCTCAAGTTCACGCACGACAAGTATCGCGGCACGGAAATTCCGAAGGACTTCCGGGCGCGCGTCCGCGTGGAACATCCCGCCAAGGGCGACGCGCGCGAGGTGGACATCTGGATGAACAACCCGCTGCGCTACGAGGGGCTCACGTATTTCCAGGCGAGCTTCGACAAGGACAACGACCAGCGCGAGCGGAAGGTCACCATCCTGCAGGTCGTGAGCAACCCAAGCTGGCTCACGCCGTATTTCGCGTGCGTGATCGTCGGCGTGGGGCTCACGGTGCAGTTCATGATTCACTTCGTCGGGTTCATCCGGAAACGCCCGGCCGCCGCGCCGAAGGCGGCGTGA